The window CCATAGGGGGAGCATCCTTTCTATCTACTTCCGCACCACCAGGTCCATGAACCGCTGCTGCAGGACCTTGTCGGTCTTGAACACACCGCGGAACTGGGTGGTGATGGTCGAGACGTCGTGGTGGCGGACGCCGCGGGTGCTCATGCACTGGTGCTCGGCGTCGATCAGCACGGCGACGCCGGCCGCCGAAAGATGGTCCTCGATGGCGTCGGCCACCTGCATGGTCATGGTCTCCTGGGTCTGGAGACGCTTGGCATAGATCTCGACCAGACGGGCCAGCTTGGAGAGGCCTACCACCTTGCCGGTCGGCATATAGGCCACCCAGGCCTTGCCGAGGAACGGGGCCATGTGATGTTCGCAGTGGCTCTGGACGTCGATGCCGCGCAGCATGACCATGTCGTCATAGCCCTGCACGTCCTCGAAGGTGCGTGAGAGTTCCTTGGCGGGATCGCCTTCATAGCCGGCGAACCACTCGCCATAGGCGTCGACCACGCGCTGGGGCGTGTCGAGCAGGCCTTCCCGTTCAGGATTGTCACCGGCCCAGGCCAGCAGGGTGCGCACGGCGGCCATGGCCTCATCGCGGCTTGGGCGCGACGGGTGGCCATGCTGGAGGTCATCGGCGGCGCAGGAGCAGCGCTCAATCAGGGCGGCTTCGGGGGTGATGGCGTCCATAGTGGAACGGTCTTTCCACGGGCTGAGTTGCGCCGGGGCGCCTTTCGCCCCGGAATGACGCGTGCCACCCGTTTCACAGCTACGGCCATGCCCGTCGAAAAGATGACGTGTCGTC of the Caulobacter henricii genome contains:
- the folE gene encoding GTP cyclohydrolase I FolE, with the translated sequence MDAITPEAALIERCSCAADDLQHGHPSRPSRDEAMAAVRTLLAWAGDNPEREGLLDTPQRVVDAYGEWFAGYEGDPAKELSRTFEDVQGYDDMVMLRGIDVQSHCEHHMAPFLGKAWVAYMPTGKVVGLSKLARLVEIYAKRLQTQETMTMQVADAIEDHLSAAGVAVLIDAEHQCMSTRGVRHHDVSTITTQFRGVFKTDKVLQQRFMDLVVRK